One region of Bacterioplanoides sp. SCSIO 12839 genomic DNA includes:
- a CDS encoding AraC family transcriptional regulator yields MAQLSVHNVSISIEFVRSALLKLALERAEIDTLLVQCRIAPSLLNSPQARLSLTQFGQVITQLTLRSGDELLGYGKQPVPLGSLSLLMHWLLAASSPRQVLQRLCDFYRILGKGVEVEWVEDEEGVHLNFGYASHDQASQVYICEYGFFFVHRVLCWLMKEIFPIKQLLFPFSPPAYSRDYRLMFYGAPMVFNGSAARISFSADLLKRDIIQSREALPALLKDPFNQLLMLNFSQETWTSKVAGCVQSQLDDLPTLPQLAAQLQIAPHTLQRRLAVEGSSYLAIKNQIKRDSAIELLVNSKLSIEQISERLGFSETSPFTRTFKEWTGVPPSAYRKHH; encoded by the coding sequence ATGGCGCAGCTATCGGTGCATAATGTTTCAATCAGCATAGAATTTGTACGTTCGGCTTTATTAAAGCTGGCGCTGGAACGGGCAGAAATTGATACCTTATTAGTTCAATGCCGAATTGCTCCATCGTTGTTAAACAGCCCGCAGGCGCGCCTGTCTCTGACTCAGTTTGGCCAGGTGATTACACAATTAACGTTGCGTAGCGGTGATGAGTTATTGGGTTATGGCAAACAACCTGTGCCATTGGGTAGCCTGTCATTACTGATGCATTGGTTATTGGCGGCAAGCAGCCCCCGGCAGGTGTTGCAACGGTTGTGTGACTTTTATCGTATTCTGGGAAAAGGTGTTGAGGTTGAATGGGTTGAAGACGAAGAGGGCGTTCATCTGAATTTTGGTTACGCCAGCCACGATCAGGCCTCTCAGGTTTACATCTGTGAATACGGTTTCTTTTTTGTGCATCGCGTTTTGTGTTGGTTGATGAAAGAAATTTTTCCGATCAAACAGCTGTTGTTTCCGTTTTCTCCACCGGCATACAGTCGTGACTATCGTTTGATGTTTTATGGCGCCCCCATGGTCTTTAATGGTTCGGCGGCCAGAATCAGCTTCTCCGCCGATTTGTTGAAGCGCGACATTATACAATCCCGGGAAGCATTGCCTGCGTTGCTTAAAGATCCTTTTAACCAATTATTGATGCTTAACTTTTCGCAGGAAACCTGGACGTCGAAAGTGGCTGGCTGTGTTCAGTCACAGCTCGATGATTTGCCGACTCTGCCACAATTAGCGGCGCAGTTGCAGATAGCCCCTCACACCTTACAACGCCGCTTAGCGGTAGAGGGCAGCTCTTATCTGGCGATTAAAAATCAGATTAAGCGTGACAGTGCCATTGAATTGTTGGTTAACAGTAAGCTGAGTATTGAGCAGATCAGCGAGCGTCTGGGGTTTTCTGAGACCAGCCCATTTACCCGTACCTTCAAAGAGTGGACGGGGGTTCCGCCGAGTGCCTACCGAAAACATCATTAA
- a CDS encoding YheT family hydrolase, whose product MLWLFAALTLFLIYYRLVVVRVPQVECHADSSQQQYVRHSNMLSKPYWVTPWLFNTHLQLLFLGLKKAFAPALKYDRTDTLVADDNGTIAVEWLGLELPEDRPTLVLLHTISGSAHSMREFVRYIHTQCGWRVALCVRRGHSGLPMTAAKYNTMGCTQDFRQQLDHIHHCFPDSALYAVGISAGSGVLARYLGEAGEDTPIKAAVGYCPGYNLEVAFGRAQSFYSRMMAKKLTRNFLTTNQSWFEHLPSYQKAIQSENLEELHDHLYEVGGYPDYDSYLENTNPMVPFRNIAVPTLMLNAKDDPVCHIDNAYEYIESMKEMDNMLLVMTERGSHCAYFEGLTAKSWANRLIAEYLNFYDNKQR is encoded by the coding sequence ATGCTCTGGTTATTCGCTGCCCTGACACTGTTCCTGATTTATTATCGTCTGGTGGTTGTTCGTGTACCGCAAGTTGAATGTCATGCAGACTCATCGCAGCAGCAATATGTGCGGCACAGTAACATGTTGTCGAAGCCTTATTGGGTGACTCCATGGTTGTTTAACACCCATCTTCAGTTGTTGTTCCTCGGATTAAAAAAGGCCTTTGCTCCTGCGCTGAAATACGACCGTACTGACACGTTAGTCGCTGATGATAACGGCACGATTGCGGTGGAGTGGCTGGGCCTGGAGCTGCCAGAAGACCGGCCTACGTTGGTTTTGCTGCATACCATTTCCGGCAGCGCTCACAGCATGCGAGAGTTTGTTCGTTATATTCATACGCAGTGCGGCTGGCGGGTTGCCTTGTGTGTTCGCCGTGGTCATTCCGGATTGCCGATGACGGCCGCCAAATACAACACCATGGGATGTACCCAGGATTTTCGTCAGCAGCTGGATCATATTCACCACTGTTTCCCAGACTCAGCCTTATATGCCGTTGGTATCTCGGCGGGTTCCGGTGTGCTCGCGCGTTATCTTGGTGAGGCCGGAGAAGATACTCCGATTAAGGCGGCGGTAGGGTATTGCCCTGGATACAATCTGGAAGTGGCGTTTGGTCGTGCTCAATCCTTCTACAGCCGTATGATGGCAAAAAAACTGACGCGTAATTTTCTGACTACTAACCAGTCATGGTTTGAACATTTACCGAGTTACCAAAAGGCTATTCAGTCAGAAAACCTTGAAGAATTACACGATCATTTATACGAGGTGGGTGGTTATCCGGATTATGACAGTTATCTGGAAAACACCAATCCCATGGTTCCGTTTCGGAATATTGCCGTTCCAACTTTAATGCTGAACGCTAAAGATGACCCCGTCTGCCATATTGATAATGCCTATGAATATATTGAAAGCATGAAAGAGATGGATAATATGCTGCTGGTAATGACGGAACGCGGCAGCCACTGTGCTTACTTTGAAGGACTGACAGCAAAGTCCTGGGCGAATCGCCTGATTGCTGAATATCTTAATTTTTATGACAACAAACAGCGGTGA
- a CDS encoding enoyl-CoA hydratase/isomerase family protein yields the protein MTEIISLEQQGSVAVVTMNTDENRHNLEFISAFNACLDAVEKDQKVGSMVLTSSSEKNWSLGVDLTWVSQKTTSIADSVEFMQGMDAIFKRMLTFPVPIIAAMNGHVFGNGSVLACACDFRFMKSDRGYFCFPEVDVLVPFLPSMIPLIHQAMSPQFFNRLAMTGQRVGAQELLDNQVVEAVFDDNEALQAGVMEFAAQFKKNRWIYAENKKQKNQETLAVMADKDPAFIEKSCAMMGKMMGKA from the coding sequence ATGACCGAGATTATCTCTTTAGAACAACAAGGCTCTGTAGCCGTAGTAACCATGAACACTGACGAAAACCGTCATAACCTGGAATTTATCTCGGCTTTTAATGCCTGTTTGGATGCCGTTGAAAAAGATCAGAAAGTTGGCTCTATGGTGCTGACATCTTCTTCAGAAAAAAACTGGTCTTTGGGTGTTGATCTGACCTGGGTGTCGCAAAAAACCACGTCGATTGCTGACAGCGTTGAATTTATGCAGGGCATGGATGCGATTTTTAAGCGCATGCTTACCTTCCCGGTACCCATTATTGCAGCCATGAATGGCCATGTTTTTGGTAATGGTTCAGTGCTGGCGTGTGCCTGTGATTTCCGCTTTATGAAAAGTGATCGTGGTTATTTCTGTTTCCCTGAAGTGGATGTGCTGGTGCCTTTCCTGCCGTCGATGATTCCGCTGATTCACCAGGCGATGTCACCACAGTTCTTTAATCGCCTGGCGATGACTGGGCAGCGTGTGGGTGCACAGGAGCTGTTGGATAACCAGGTGGTTGAAGCTGTGTTTGATGACAACGAAGCACTGCAAGCAGGCGTGATGGAATTTGCTGCGCAGTTTAAGAAAAATCGTTGGATTTATGCTGAAAATAAAAAGCAGAAAAATCAGGAAACTCTGGCAGTAATGGCCGATAAAGATCCGGCATTTATTGAAAAAAGCTGTGCCATGATGGGCAAAATGATGGGTAAAGCTTAA
- a CDS encoding AraC family transcriptional regulator, producing the protein MRQYQADRIKVHDSFWSTLEQVDVSMQQVAEATRLPAAILLNQAPANTGQYFSLWDCLPAISGQDDIGIRFIQAFDVTQLPPSFFAAHIARNYRDALHRLSRFKRISAPESILIDEQAGLCTIDIEWAIGQQFMPDTLVDATFASLFELGRKNSKEPITIKSAQVTRNDSGERYLEHYLGCEVQYNAPTNRLILDSKVLDSRFISYNQELLNIVVPQLENELHSAGNKYLYSDQVKWVISQCLSSGCPKVSLVAEELGVGTRTLQRRITAEGFTFKDLLNEVRLDTAKHYLSDPDMSLFEIAALLGYEDQNSFYRAFKSWEGDSPSHWRNSFKN; encoded by the coding sequence ATGAGGCAGTATCAGGCAGATAGGATCAAGGTACACGACAGTTTCTGGAGCACCCTGGAACAGGTGGATGTTTCCATGCAACAAGTCGCCGAAGCAACCCGCCTTCCGGCTGCCATACTGCTGAATCAGGCCCCCGCTAATACCGGGCAATATTTTTCCCTGTGGGATTGCTTGCCCGCTATTTCCGGCCAGGACGATATTGGTATCCGCTTTATTCAGGCGTTTGATGTCACTCAGTTGCCGCCGTCATTTTTTGCCGCCCATATTGCCCGCAATTACCGCGATGCCTTACATCGGCTGTCGCGTTTTAAACGCATCTCAGCGCCGGAAAGCATTCTTATCGACGAACAGGCAGGCCTCTGTACCATTGATATTGAATGGGCAATCGGCCAGCAATTCATGCCTGATACTCTGGTGGACGCAACTTTCGCCTCTCTGTTTGAGTTGGGCCGAAAAAACAGCAAAGAACCCATCACCATCAAGTCCGCTCAGGTAACCCGCAACGACAGCGGCGAGCGTTATCTGGAACACTATCTGGGATGTGAGGTGCAATACAATGCACCGACAAATCGTCTGATATTGGATAGTAAAGTGCTCGACAGCCGTTTTATCAGCTACAACCAGGAATTGTTGAATATTGTTGTGCCACAGTTGGAAAATGAGCTGCACTCCGCAGGAAATAAATATTTATATTCCGATCAGGTGAAATGGGTGATCAGCCAGTGCTTAAGTTCCGGCTGTCCAAAAGTATCACTGGTGGCGGAGGAATTAGGCGTTGGCACACGCACCTTACAACGGCGCATTACCGCCGAAGGTTTTACCTTTAAAGACCTGCTGAATGAAGTGCGGCTGGATACCGCAAAGCACTATTTATCCGACCCGGATATGAGTTTGTTCGAGATTGCAGCTCTATTAGGTTACGAAGATCAAAACTCGTTTTACCGCGCGTTTAAAAGTTGGGAAGGCGATTCACCTTCCCATTGGCGCAATTCATTTAAAAATTAA
- a CDS encoding S9 family peptidase, which yields MTDSASTKPTLSAEQLAMIQGIARGMKSPLRAPILKTPADYGLDFEDVFFPSFDGVALEAWYIPAANSDKLIICNHPLTMNRYGFPGHMEPWSQFADIHVEFINIYKALNKAGYNVLTYDMRNHGRSADGNGGIVGTGLLEWRDVVGAMQYVQSHAQLKDMTVGLYNPCAGGNAAMVAITKQPEFFTDVKAFVCAQPCSMACSRQTVMDMMGIGDFMDEVDMEQIKLGSFANHEMSPHPYAPNVHMPTFVIQVREDIWTKPSDVQTTFDLLPNKDKKQFWVEGTTKRFDGYNYFGKNPEQMVEYFDRFMK from the coding sequence ATGACTGACTCAGCATCAACCAAACCGACTCTTAGCGCCGAACAACTGGCAATGATTCAAGGCATTGCCCGGGGCATGAAATCACCCCTGCGTGCGCCGATTCTGAAAACCCCGGCAGACTATGGCCTCGACTTTGAAGACGTGTTTTTCCCGTCTTTTGATGGTGTGGCGCTGGAAGCCTGGTACATCCCGGCGGCGAATTCCGACAAGCTGATCATCTGTAACCACCCACTGACCATGAACCGTTACGGTTTCCCGGGCCATATGGAACCCTGGAGCCAGTTTGCCGATATACACGTTGAGTTCATCAACATCTATAAAGCTCTGAATAAAGCCGGTTATAACGTGCTGACCTACGATATGCGCAATCATGGTCGCAGTGCAGATGGTAACGGCGGCATCGTTGGTACCGGCCTGCTGGAATGGCGTGACGTAGTCGGCGCGATGCAATACGTACAATCCCACGCTCAGCTGAAAGACATGACCGTTGGTCTCTACAACCCCTGTGCTGGCGGTAATGCCGCCATGGTGGCAATAACCAAACAGCCGGAATTCTTCACCGATGTAAAAGCCTTTGTCTGCGCACAACCTTGTTCCATGGCTTGCTCACGTCAAACCGTGATGGACATGATGGGCATCGGCGACTTTATGGACGAAGTCGATATGGAACAAATCAAACTGGGCAGCTTTGCTAACCATGAGATGAGCCCACACCCTTATGCGCCAAACGTACACATGCCAACTTTTGTGATTCAGGTTCGTGAAGACATCTGGACCAAACCAAGTGATGTACAAACCACCTTTGACCTGCTGCCAAACAAAGACAAAAAACAGTTCTGGGTAGAAGGCACCACCAAGCGTTTTGATGGCTACAATTATTTTGGTAAAAACCCGGAACAGATGGTCGAATATTTTGATCGTTTTATGAAATAA
- the puuE gene encoding allantoinase PuuE yields MTYPRDMVGYGQHTPDPQWPNPSNSKNPARIAVQFVINYEEGGENCILHGDKASEAFLSEIVGAQALEGVRHMNMESIYEYGSRAGFWRLHRMFTQRNMPVTVYGVATALQRNPEIVQAMKDADWEIASHGLKWIDYQYIDKEVEREHIAEAIRIHTEVTGERPQGWYTGRMSPNTRDLVVEAGGFAYDSDSYADDLPYWSYDYEQPHLVIPYTLDSNDMRFATNQGFNSGDQFFAYLKDSFDVLYAEGKEDPAAAKMLNIGLHCRLVGRPGRAAALARFLDYVQSHEDVWVTRRIDIANHWRKVHPPKA; encoded by the coding sequence ATGACTTACCCGCGCGATATGGTTGGCTATGGCCAGCACACTCCTGACCCTCAATGGCCCAACCCTTCTAACAGTAAGAATCCGGCCCGCATTGCCGTGCAGTTTGTGATTAATTATGAAGAAGGCGGTGAAAACTGCATTCTGCATGGCGATAAAGCCTCAGAAGCCTTCTTATCGGAGATTGTTGGCGCCCAGGCACTGGAAGGCGTGCGCCACATGAACATGGAGTCCATCTACGAATACGGCAGCCGCGCGGGTTTCTGGCGTCTGCACCGCATGTTTACCCAGCGTAATATGCCGGTGACCGTGTATGGCGTGGCAACGGCGCTGCAACGTAACCCGGAAATCGTACAAGCAATGAAAGATGCCGATTGGGAAATTGCCTCCCATGGCCTGAAGTGGATTGATTACCAATACATCGACAAAGAGGTGGAGCGCGAGCACATTGCCGAAGCCATTCGTATTCATACCGAAGTCACCGGCGAACGCCCACAAGGCTGGTACACCGGCCGTATGAGCCCGAACACACGCGACCTGGTGGTCGAAGCCGGAGGTTTTGCCTACGACAGCGATTCCTATGCTGATGACCTGCCATACTGGAGCTACGACTACGAGCAACCACATCTGGTCATCCCTTATACCCTCGACAGCAACGACATGCGTTTTGCCACCAATCAGGGGTTTAACTCGGGCGATCAGTTTTTTGCTTACTTAAAAGACTCGTTTGATGTGTTGTACGCCGAAGGCAAAGAAGATCCCGCCGCCGCGAAAATGCTGAACATCGGTTTGCACTGCCGCCTGGTCGGTCGTCCTGGCCGCGCCGCCGCACTGGCGCGCTTCTTAGATTATGTACAAAGCCATGAAGACGTGTGGGTTACCCGTCGTATCGACATCGCCAATCACTGGCGCAAGGTGCACCCGCCTAAGGCATAA
- the mtnC gene encoding acireductone synthase gives MPEFNHVKIILTDIEGTTSSISFVKDVLFPYAAENLPVFLRQHHENASVQQQIQATVELAKQEGNDLTSDNLDAIIECLQQWIRDDKKATPLKALQGMIWKQGYEQGDYQAHMYPDATAQLKQWHNNGMPLYVYSSGSVQAQKLFYQYSQDGDLLPLFRGHFDTTSGGKRNEQSYRNILADLQKKHDIAAGNVLFLSDIEEELDAAYDAGLQTCWLIREGDFPATTNHPAVNSFNSIQL, from the coding sequence ATGCCTGAATTTAATCACGTAAAAATTATTTTAACGGATATCGAAGGCACCACCTCATCGATATCCTTTGTTAAAGATGTGCTGTTTCCTTACGCCGCAGAAAATTTGCCTGTTTTTTTGCGCCAGCATCATGAGAACGCATCAGTTCAGCAGCAAATACAAGCTACCGTCGAATTGGCAAAACAAGAAGGCAATGACCTGACAAGTGACAACCTTGATGCCATCATTGAATGTTTACAGCAGTGGATTCGCGACGATAAAAAAGCCACGCCACTAAAAGCATTACAAGGCATGATCTGGAAACAAGGGTATGAGCAAGGTGATTATCAAGCGCACATGTACCCAGACGCGACCGCTCAGTTAAAGCAATGGCACAACAATGGAATGCCGCTTTACGTGTATTCATCAGGATCGGTTCAGGCGCAAAAACTGTTTTATCAATACAGTCAGGACGGTGACTTATTACCTCTGTTCCGTGGTCATTTTGATACCACCTCCGGCGGTAAACGTAACGAGCAATCGTATCGCAATATTCTGGCTGATCTGCAGAAAAAACACGACATTGCAGCAGGCAACGTTTTGTTTCTGTCGGATATCGAAGAAGAGTTGGATGCCGCTTATGACGCAGGCCTGCAAACCTGCTGGCTGATTCGTGAGGGTGACTTCCCGGCAACCACCAATCACCCGGCCGTTAATTCATTCAACAGTATTCAGCTGTAA
- a CDS encoding acireductone dioxygenase, producing MSEIRIYTNNDMTNLLFASDNKKSITQKLQALGVRYEQWQTDTTISAGAEPEFVMNAYRKDIDRLVNEEGYQTVDVISLSSDNPQKAQLRQKFLNEHTHSEDEVRFFVAGEGLFTLHIDGKVAEVLCKQGDLISVPANTPHWFDMGPNPNFIAIRLFNNPEGWVANYTGSDIADYYNRLEN from the coding sequence ATGAGTGAAATCCGCATTTACACCAATAATGATATGACCAACTTGTTGTTCGCCAGTGACAATAAAAAATCCATCACCCAAAAATTACAGGCACTGGGTGTGCGTTATGAACAGTGGCAAACGGATACCACGATTTCCGCCGGTGCAGAGCCGGAATTTGTGATGAATGCTTACCGCAAAGATATTGATCGTCTGGTAAACGAAGAAGGTTATCAAACCGTAGATGTGATCAGTTTATCGTCAGACAATCCACAAAAAGCCCAATTGCGTCAGAAGTTCTTAAACGAACACACCCACAGTGAAGACGAAGTGCGCTTTTTTGTTGCCGGAGAAGGATTATTCACCCTGCATATTGATGGCAAAGTGGCAGAAGTGTTATGCAAACAAGGCGATTTAATCAGCGTACCGGCTAATACCCCACACTGGTTTGACATGGGGCCGAATCCAAATTTTATTGCCATCCGCTTATTTAATAATCCGGAAGGCTGGGTTGCCAATTATACCGGCAGTGATATTGCGGATTATTACAATCGTCTTGAGAACTAA
- a CDS encoding methylthioribulose 1-phosphate dehydratase: MTDVLYNINDFNQAAESLCRYGKILYQRDWSPATSSNYSIRLNDHCCALTSSGKHKGELSNDDILVVNFHGQPVAHPQHKVSGKPSAETLLHTQLYQRDPTIGAVLHTHSPTCVVLSQIWQSDVLALTGWELQKAFAGETSHEGTVTIPLFANDQNIQRLADQVEQTMQQTQQGHAYLIRGHGVYTWGKNIEECFRHLEALEHLLGYQLQLLSLNSNLLITPNTTVS, from the coding sequence ATGACAGACGTTTTATACAACATTAACGATTTTAATCAGGCGGCTGAAAGTTTATGCCGCTATGGCAAAATCCTGTATCAACGTGATTGGTCACCCGCCACCAGCTCGAATTATTCCATTCGCCTGAATGATCACTGTTGTGCCCTCACCAGCTCCGGCAAACACAAAGGTGAGCTCAGCAACGACGATATTCTGGTGGTAAATTTTCACGGCCAGCCGGTTGCTCACCCGCAACATAAAGTATCCGGGAAACCCTCGGCTGAGACTTTATTACATACCCAGTTGTATCAGCGTGATCCCACCATCGGCGCCGTACTTCACACCCACTCTCCGACTTGTGTGGTGTTATCTCAAATCTGGCAGAGTGATGTGCTCGCACTTACCGGCTGGGAATTACAAAAAGCGTTTGCCGGTGAAACCAGCCACGAAGGCACGGTGACGATTCCGCTGTTTGCCAATGATCAGAATATTCAGCGCTTGGCCGATCAGGTTGAACAGACAATGCAACAAACTCAGCAAGGCCATGCTTATTTAATTCGTGGCCATGGCGTTTATACCTGGGGGAAAAACATCGAAGAATGTTTCCGCCATCTGGAAGCGCTGGAACATTTATTGGGTTACCAATTACAGCTGCTTTCTTTAAATTCCAACCTCCTTATAACCCCTAATACAACCGTTTCGTGA